The nucleotide window atgcttgttgttatttattttttaagtcaaattaaattgataacagtGTTCACCGTACATAATAAACTTAACAAATCAAACATAACATCATTAAGTAAacggcacatataaatattatgtaacagtgagaaattcaaatggtttgtatttactcaaagatATTGTGCCAGTTTtacttgaatttttttgttcatataactaaattgttatttgtaaaaattgctcagTATAGTTGTGTTAACACACTTAACacatatttttaaagtaaattcaacaagtcattttttgAGACCAAATCGCTTATATAACCAGATTATATAATTTGGTGATCTTTCTCTGagcattattgttttattagcaGGCTCTTGAGTGGGTGTCAGATTTCGTATCGTCACTGTTGCATGGCAACCAGTCACCAACAGCTCGGTTATTCGGTGTTCAATGGAAGAGCAAATGTACCATAATGCAGAAATACTTCTGCCTCGAAAAAAGAAGGTTTGGGAGGCGTTCCAGTGAGTATGAGTTACTGTAACTCCCTGCTGTCGGAAGATCTCATTTCAGGCCAGCATTTTAACTCTGTGTGTTCTTTATCTGCAGTTCAAACACCTTCAGGATCTTTGACGAAACGCTGCCGGAGCGCCTGGACCCGCTCAGGGTTTACCAGAACCACAGACGTCCTGTAATGGACCCGAAGGAGAGCCGCAGCGCCCCACAGCCACACAGCAGCGGGTTCATCAGGACTAATGTGAGACTCCTGAACCAGCCCATCGCTTACATGAGGACCAAACGCACGGAACAGGTGCAGATACACTCAACaaataactcattggacaaactcagtttaattgagggcaggttttccatccaataaatatgtgtagccccaaaaaataaaaatgtaattcatgcaatgaaatgtacagaggtggaaagagtaacaaaatattctacttaagtaaaagtactgttacttcaatgaaattttacttgagtacaagtaaaattactggtctaaaaatgtactcaagtaaaaaagTAGCTCATTTTAAAAAAGAGTAAAAgtttcttagttactttttttaactctcccctgtagggttgtgatagaatgagattttcacgatatgaaaactatctcagaaaacatcaattTAACAATtactgtacctattattaaatgatggttattatcacttgttaaaatgatgttaaaggAATGAAGATGATTGGCCTTTTTTATTTGGTTAAACAAATGCTTTATgataacaaacttaaaaccatttgtttatttagttaattaaaatgtcaataaaacatgtctaataaactaaattcaataaattattatgaattagattaacaacttatttttatcacTAATTTGTTAAAATGCTTAAGAATAATAGAGTCCATATGTAGTAGATGGAGCAGCTCCTTCACAGACagagaacaagcagatcatatattcatatagcaatgttttgtgctttaatattcacagaccatGTCCTGATTAGATTTATTTCTAAGGCCTATAGCTCTACTTTCGAGTTATTTGTTCATCCATCAGTTTGCATGTATTctacgttataatgtaaagttaacGTTGATGACGATTCCGGGATTccctctgcgtcacagaaatcaatcggcctaagttataaacatacctttatcTGCACAGATGTGTTcccgaacatgttctatgtgtttcttcatttgcatccacattttgtgcacatttgatatcctccaggacaGCACCACGTTATTTGtttctatatccaaagtatttcccaagcggcaacctcccgcgatctctcttgaagccgatacgtaagtaatgtaaactgcagttcctctactggccactagagcggctccagaaggagcagaatctcattgagccccatgttaaaattctcaacttcaaagcagaataaaacatgtttacagcctgggacaaattgtggttttggcctataaggcttattttgatcttcatgacgactgtgaggggggtgaatttttttataactcattcgtttacgttatataaagccttaaagttctgcataattaaaggcgtggttacaggtggatagccatttatctgccgtctatagtcattgcgtcacctcagctccgcccacatcccgcctttttgcccattttctgttatccgggagtgacacgcgatgactcgctcacaagatggcgacgcccagctcgtctctactttacgcttcagaacggcttatcagaatcctatgggtgacgtcacggacactacggccatatttgtttacagtctatggtattTCATACTAGCCAGGGGTTCACGACGGCGTTTTCCTTCCGCCTGGGTCTGCACCACTGACGTCTGTCttgttcgtctccatctgatatttgcTCGCTCGTTCTCCCCGCGTCCCGCGCCTTCTATTCAATATAGTCATTTCCGGATCGCGTTTTTTTCCCTCCCttttgcattaatgatttatttttactcagtaacggatgtggtttaaaatgtagcgaagtacaatactttaatcaaaacgtacttaagtaaaagtaaaattacagatttttaaaactacttaaaaaagtagacgtgcacagaaaaactactcaattacagtaacgcgagtaaatgtaatttgttactttccacctctggaGATGTAATTGAGTtggtttttttaataaaaaattcaaattgGTCCTACTCAATTTtataaaatacagtttaaacTATATTTTTATACTTATAACATGACATTTTTGAATGTTTCAAACTTTCAtgattatataataaaaatgtaagcaAAGGCTGGTGACACCTGACATTAGCATTGATCAGGGAGTCTCCTCAAtatccaacataactgaacattaaacactaacattaacTTACAACATCTTTCCCTTAACAGAAAACCATAAaatccctaaatttactctcATAATTttgtcccttgcaaagcatgctgggaactacacatccactgcccagttaacgatgtcaacacaaatatttcatgtagttttaacacaaattaattaggtaaacttcagttttaaatatattaggttgactgaactcaattaaattacattttatcaaaattagatatgtttaagtaaagtgaacataatttaaatgtgtcatatctatgaagggcctgaaccattttttgagtgtattatTCATATAGACAACAGTAATAGCTGCTTAAttcatttgatttgattttttcTTTCACTCTGATCTTTGatgtattcatattcttgtgtaatcgacaagccatcctcaataaacccgtctcttgcgtgatacccagagaTTTCAAATATTACCAggttggcagaataataatcctcctctgtgtgttaataggccagaggagaactgagtctggtttctccaaggtttatttttctccatcacaccctgaaggagttttggttcctttggtcgcctttggctttgctcagttggggacactaaaactataacactaaaattatgatccaagttattcaactaaatatacaaataaaattaattaattaggtcttatttaactctataaactataatacagatctgctaacattgtcgctatatgataaattaaaataagctgataacatcactgttttctccagaacgactgtacagccgaatctaattctgttgcagtattgtcctgtttaacactgtgaagctgctttgacacaatcggcattggaaaagcgcgatataaataaagttgattgattgatatagtCATACTGAGGGGAAATTTTAACCATCAATGTGGTCACATGGGGAAAGAGCCCAATCACATAAATGTGTGGCAATTAACCGTTTTTGAATGCATTCTTttctcatatatatatttaatggtTTGAAGTGTGtacattttacatatatttctgttataattataatttgtgCCAATTTTGCTGTAATAACTTCTGCTAGTCTGACTGGTGGTCTGACAGTCGTGAAGAGGCGGAGCCTGTGACGCCAGCCTATAGTAGAGCCAGCACTCAGAGGAGCgacttccagccaatcagagacacTCCTGTCAGAGAACCACAGACCAGCAGAGCCGCGGCCAGAGGaatcagtatgtgtgtgtgtgtgtgtgtgtgtgtgtgtgtgtgtgtgtgtgtgtgtgtgtgtgtgtgtgtgtgtgcgagagagagagagagagagagagagagagagagagagagagagagagagagagagagtgagagtgtgtgcgtgtgtgtgcgtgtgtgtgtgtgcaagagagacagagagagtgtgtgtgtgtgtgtgtgtgtgtgtgtaagagagagagacaacagagagagagagagtgtgtgtgcgtgcgtgcgtgcgtgtgtgtgtgtgtgtgtgtgtgtgtgtgtgtgtgtgtgtgtgtgtgtgtgtgtgtgtgtgtgtgtgtgtgtgtgtgtgtgtgtgtgtgtgtgtgtgtgtgtgtgtgtgtgcaagagagagagagataacagagagagagagtgtgtgtgtgtgccagagagagagagagagagagagagagagtgtgtgtgtgtgtgtgtgtgtgtgtgtgtgtgtgtgtgtgtgtgtgtgtgtgtgtgtgtgtgtgtgtgtgtgtgtgtgtgtgtgtgcaagagagagagagataacagagagagagagtgtgtgtgtgtgcaagagagagagacagagagagagagtgtgtgtgtgtgtgtgtgtgtgtgtgtgtgtgcgtgcaagagagagagagagacagagagagtgtgtgtgtgtgtgtgtgtgtgtttgtgtgtgtgtgtgtgactgtgtgtgtgtctgtgtgtgtgtctgtgtgtgtgtctgtgtgtgtgtagttagTATATATGATATCAGTCCCTTTTATTAAACATGGCTTTTGAATTGTTTTGCAGTCCCAGCTCTCAGTTCCCTTGACCGATCAGAAAATCTGACCGATCAGAGACCTGAATGACCAGCCCTACCAAGACACGGTGAGACTATTTCAtcgtcaaaatatcaaaaatcaaCCTGTATGGGTGGGGGGGTCAATGACACAGGTTTtacaaagtaaaaatgcagcatggaacaacatgacagtgagtaaatgatgacagaattaaaactttgggtgaactgtccctttaagactgataagaaagaaaaaaaaactaaatttgcCTTTAGAAATCCAAAAACAACATTAAAGCACCACAGAAGCAACATAAGAACAAATAAGTCACAATATTCCCCATTATCATAACTAatgcagaataaaggggcggggcctggttgggTAAGTTAGTCATGTGTTGTGGTAAGAGGCGGAACATTTACTaaacaccaatcacaacacactgctccagccgaccaatcacagcacagtgtgcttttccAAAGGAGgagcttcatagagacaggaactaaacagagttactgacagactgggaagagaggagccgcaacaatggagaatatgaggaaataatcaacCTGTGGagctcaaaaacacaatcaaagtCTTTAATTGAACAGGATCTAGAGACACACACAAGTTTTACATTGAGTGTGTTGTGTCATTATTATACATGTGTATCTGTGCTTTACGGATGTATAAATCAAGTTCCGGTACACGTTTACAAAGCACTTAAAATGCCAATAGTGTTCTTCTAAAGTTCTTCACACTCAGTTCAGCTAACACACACTCGCCAATGAAGCTCAGCTGAGCAGCACTCACATGTCAAATGAGTTACAGGAAAGGATTGATCAGTGTCAGGACCCTGCATCTGCAagagagacagtgtgtgtgtgtgtctgtctgtgagtttgtggttttgtgtgtgcgtgtgtgtgtgtgtgtgtgtgtgtgtgtgtgtgtgtgtgtgtgtgtgtgtgtgtgtgtgtgtgtgtgtgtgtgtgtgtgtgtgtgtgtgtgtgtgtgtgtgtgtgtgtgtgtttgtctgtctgtggtTCTCTCTGTCTGTGCGTGTGGCATGACACAAGatttacaggagagggtgaaatatgaggacattaccccatgtccccacttttcaaaaggcttataaatcatacaggaggagtttttttgaaaaagtaaaaatgcagaatgtttcctgtgatgggttgtgtgtgtgtgtgtgtgtgtgtgtgtgtgtgtgtgtgtgtgtgtgtgtgtgtgtgtatgtgtgtgtgtgtgtgtgtgtgtgtgtgtgtgtgtgtgtgtgtgtgtgtgtgtgtgtgtgtgtgtgtgtgtgtatgtgtgtgtgtgtgtgtgtgtgtgtgtgtgtgtgtgtgtgtgtgtgtgtgtgtgtgtgtgtgtgtgtgtgtgtgtgtgtgtgtgtgtgttgggtaggtttaggggtaggggcagtgtaaggggataaaaaatacggtttgtacagtataaaaaccattacgcctatggtatgtccccacaattcacaaaaacaagcgtgtgtgtctgtgtgtgtgtctgtgtgtgtgtgtgtgtgtgtgtgtgtgtgtgtgtgtgtgtgtgtgtgtgtgtgtgtgtgtgtgtgtgtgtgtgtgtgtgtgtgttggttaggtttaggggcagtgtaaggggataaaaaatacggtttgtacagtaataaaaaccattacgcctatggtatgtccccacaattcacaaaaacaaacgtttgtgtgtgtgtgtgtgtgtgtgtgtgtgtgtgtgtgtgtgtgtgtgtgtgtgtgtgtgtgtgtgtgtgtgtgtgtgtgtgtgtgtgtgtgtgtgtgtgtgtgtgtgtgtgtgtgtgtgtggcagaacatggtcaggtcaaagtgaaTAATGTTGATTCCAGATGATCATCAGTGTTGCTGGTAGTCTCTGTATGAGGAATATTTGGGTTTAATGTcacagttgactttttttgctcTCCTCACTTACAGAAATGAACTGTTGTGTCCTCACACACACTAGGGAAACATTATATCTGTCTGGATCATTTTTGGTTTAACTGTACATGAATAAATTTATaacttattaatattaatatatacataaatctgaatatttttggagtGTGGTAACTTTCACAGCTGTACACACCGTGAGTCTGAAGTGACTCTTGGCTGGCCTTGAACTGAATTCGAACATCTGCGTTTATTCATTTGTCTcattttaaaggaacagttcaccctAAAAATAAAGGATCTGATGCCATTTACTCACACTCTTGTTGGTCCAAACCAGGGCTGTAACCTTGAGCGGGACcaaaggtttgtgtttttgtttaaaggattagtttctGATCATCTCCTCACCCCATCTCATCAAGAGGTTCAtgtgtttctttcttcagtggaaaagaaatgaagtgttttgaggaaaacattccaggatttctCTCCTCatgatggacttcaatgggaaccaacggctgaaggtccaaatcaatgaggaagagcttcagagactctgatgatcccagaggaatagagtctgatccagacaaaccatcagacattttattttaaaaaaataaacatttatacactttttaacctaaattgctcatcttgctCTGCGACGGCCATTGATTggtttatgatgccaaggacccccaatgaagatgaacctttatgagggaccccctttCTAAAATCTAtctctatatttttttatctctCAGTCAcagtaagtgtgacattataaatacaacatattgtttccaaacttaaacTGGCTATAtttaatgttggatgtataaacctgaagaacattttcaattgaaaATTATTTGTATGAGTAACTTTCGCAATAAATGCATGTAAACAAGCTTTCATACTGCGTTAAGAATTCAGTGAGTGAGATAAAGGGAGAAAACTCACTATAAAAGGTACAAGACAAACATATACTAttctggaaagtatgtttatggcaagaaaggagagaaacatttagaaaatgaaacatttctaaataaatgtctttttattccctgaaattttctggggaccccttgaaccttctggaggacctcaatagagacagagcgacacgagtcataatctgaaagccacgcccaccggggggaaacaaaccaaccgtctccattgactttgaaTTGTGTGAGGcggcctccttgtcatttcagacttattacaaaaaactaacaatgtctaaaacaatgtctgatatgtgacaagatgtacagaaaacaagctaaaaaacccaGACCCCAGGTTTTTGTTGACCCAAAAAACGAGCGCTTAAAGACATAAAAGTACATACAtgcaatagagacagagcgCGAGATGCTATATTACAGCGAGAACTACGCACACTGGAGGGGAACGTCATCagagacaggaaatataatatataaaactgacatttggatatttgactaaatgtttactgcacatgtagacatactgagtgtcaggatcccaaaattgacccattcctcctgctgaagcttcacgtcttattgcctgtatccccttttgtctccttaaacgctcgttttttgggtcgacagcttataaaaactttatgtttttttgcctgtttgctgcacaccttgtcacatatcagctttcagacattgttctgttttttattATAAGATAAAAAAGACAAGGCGACCACTTCACGCAAtgcaaagtcaatggagagtgtTGGATTGTTTCCCCCccggtgtgggcgtggcctaaattCGCTCTGTCTCTATCCTGTTGGAAAGGTCACGTGACGTTGGCAGAAGTACCGCCCCAAGCGCTGGTGTGAAGACTAATACAGAAAAAAGTCCATCTCCAATTTCAAACTTGTCCGGCATCGTCGTTTAACCTTTTATTGCTAAAGGACGTTTGTGCTCACCTTTCCGACGTGATTACACGATCCAGGGTGTGTCATAGAGCggcgcaagatgagcaattcAGGTTAAAAAgtgtataaatgtttatttttttaaataaaatgtctgatggttagtctggatcagactctattcctctgggatcatcagagtctctgaagctcttcctcattgatttggaccttcagccgttggttcccattgaagtccatcatgaggagaaaaatcctggaatgttttcctcaaaaaacttctTTTAAAGAAAGAAACACATGAACGTCTTGATGAGATGGGGTGAGGAAATGATCAGGACTTGTTcgttttgaagtgaactaatcctttaaagaaATTAGataattaaaggattaaaaAGGATTTAAGGAAATGAAGAAATAGGAACAGTAAAAGatgtttgatatctaaatatagcctatataattATCAAGTAATCCATTTTAACCTCtttgcaaataatattttattttaaaatatgaacgCATTCACTCGTGTCTAATTggtcaaaaatgtaaaaagtgttGTCTCGTCACTTTAtgacatttaaattattattttttttaaattcaaaatggcgaaTTTACTATTGACTATaataaaatatggacgtagAGTCGAAAACGTCAGCCATAGGATTCTGATGAGCCGTTGAGTAGAGACGAGATGGGCGTCGCctagaaaatgggcaaagaggcgggatgtgggcggagcttaggtgacgcaatgactaacagacagcagacatacagcaatccacctgtcactcaaagtaaccacgcccttaattatgcagaactttaaggctttatataacgtaaacgaatgagttataaaaaaatgtacccccttcacagtcgtcatgaagggcaaaattagccgtatagaccaaaaccataatctgtcccaggctgtaaacatgttttattctgctgtaaagttgggcattttaacatgag belongs to Pseudorasbora parva isolate DD20220531a chromosome 22, ASM2467924v1, whole genome shotgun sequence and includes:
- the LOC137058905 gene encoding uncharacterized protein isoform X2 is translated as MEEQMYHNAEILLPRKKKVWEAFHSNTFRIFDETLPERLDPLRVYQNHRRPVMDPKESRSAPQPHSSGFIRTNSDWWSDSREEAEPVTPAYSRASTQRSDFQPIRDTPVREPQTSRAAARGIIPALSSLDRSENLTDQRPE
- the LOC137058905 gene encoding uncharacterized protein C2orf73 homolog isoform X1, yielding MEEQMYHNAEILLPRKKKVWEAFHSNTFRIFDETLPERLDPLRVYQNHRRPVMDPKESRSAPQPHSSGFIRTNVRLLNQPIAYMRTKRTEQSDWWSDSREEAEPVTPAYSRASTQRSDFQPIRDTPVREPQTSRAAARGIIPALSSLDRSENLTDQRPE